Proteins encoded by one window of Salvia splendens isolate huo1 chromosome 5, SspV2, whole genome shotgun sequence:
- the LOC121802426 gene encoding protein transport protein SFT2-like has translation MQKTAQSWFSGWPSSDLDKTSSSPSLLSDWNAYAASSEPAAEDSPFDLEAAVLSANDRVTSTFSLVTKGVRELPGSFNSATSSVPSGKSLVYFGFFLAAGFFFIFIGFTIFLPVMVLKPQKFAICFTIGCAFIVGSFFTLRGPKNQLIHMLSKKRLPFTLGFLGSMIGTVYVSMVLHSYILSVFFSVLQVLALLYYVVSYFPGGSAGLRFLSSSLTSSILRCFGRNMVKPMKI, from the exons ATGCAGAAAACAGCGCAGTCGTGGTTTTCGGGCTGGCCAAGCAGCGATCTCGACAAAACGTCGTCTTCGCCGTCACTTCTCTCTGATTGGAACGCGTATGCCGCCTCTTCCGAGCCCGCCGCCGAGGATTCGCCGTTCGATCTCGAGGCGGCTGTGCTGTCCGCCAACGACAGAGTCACTTCCACATTCAGCTT GGTTACAAAAGGGGTGAGGGAGTTACCTGGGAGTTTCAACTCTGCTACTAGCAGCGTACCATCGGGGAAGTCTCTCGTGTATTTTGGCTTCTTCCTTGCAGCTGGGTTCTTCTTCATTTTCATTGGTTTCACCATATTTCTTCCTGTGATGGTGCTGAAGCCCCAAAAATTTGCAATCTGCTTCACAATCGGGTGTGCCTTCATTGTTGGTTCGTTCTTCACCCTAAGAGGCCCCAAGAATCAGCTTATCCACATGCTATCGAAAAAG AGACTGCCTTTTACACTGGGATTTCTTGGCAGCATGATTGGTACTGTTTATGTATCCATGGTGCTCCACAGCTACATCCTCTCTGTTTTCTTCTCCGTGCTACAG GTGCTGGCTCTCTTGTATTATGTTGTTTCCTACTTCCCTGGAGGATCGGCCGGACTGAGGTTTCTTTCCTCATCACTCACCTCCTCCATACTCCGTTGCTTTGGAAGAAATATGGTGAAAccaatgaaaatataa